A region of Liolophura sinensis isolate JHLJ2023 chromosome 8, CUHK_Ljap_v2, whole genome shotgun sequence DNA encodes the following proteins:
- the LOC135472696 gene encoding MIT domain-containing protein 1-like: MPSIKVVHTMTDKAAGVESSAISVLKRAVELDMSKRYDEAMVCYREGLELLLEVLKVTKDEAKKTKFREKIEEYMGRAEQLKTLIDKEKQVDKSHVQIHIDDNSTGHSYESLFGRCLDSSLTQVTVEDPYIRSTHQIYNFLRFCEVLITSKCPVKTISLTTGQDDDYDSQRQQSQRLAFITKSLKNYGIDLKLDYSTTLHDREIRFNNGWTVKIGRGLDYFKATENQFCVGFCNYDLRACHETTVDIFHQSHTKM; encoded by the exons ATGCCTAGCATTAAAGTGGTACACACAATGACAGACAAAGCTGCTGGAGTGGAATCATCTGCTATATCTGTGCTGAAAAGAGCAGTAGAGCTGGATATGAGCAAGAGGTATGATGAGGCTATGGTCTGTTATAGAGAGGGTCTGGAGTTGCTTTTGGAAGTGCTTAAAG TTACAAAAGACGAAGCCAAGAAAACCAAGTTTCGAGAGAAAATTGAAGAATATATGGGTCGTGCTGAGCAGCTGAAAACTCTGATTGACAAAGAAAAGCAAG TGGATAAATCTCATGTGCAGATTCATATAGATGATAACTCAACAGGACACAGCTATGAAAGTCTATTTGGACGGTGTCTGGACAGTTCCCTGACTCAGGTGACAGTAGAAGATCCATACATCAGAAGTACACATCAG atatacaatTTCCTGCGATTTTGTGAAGTTCTTATCACATCAAAATGTCCCGTGAAGACCATCAGCCTTACGACAGGCCAAGATGAT GACTATGATTCACAGAGACAACAATCCCAGCGACTTGCATTTATTACGAAGAGTCTGAAGAACTACGGGATAGATTTAAAACTGGACTATTCCACTACTTTGCACGATCGAGAAATCAG GTTTAATAATGGTTGGACAGTGAAGATTGGAAGAGGACTGGACTATTTCAAAGCAACTGAAAACCAATTTTGTGTTGGATTTTGTAATTATGACTTGAGAGCTTGTCATGAGACTACAGTGGACATATTTCATCAGTCTCATacaaaaatgtga
- the LOC135472697 gene encoding uncharacterized protein LOC135472697, protein MANDTQSVPTFQLHKISYRVRFLIAFVLGPLFNWSPTKIRDGLKQWGVRLLPSLKAICLFGKRYRTSHSLADGHRSGRPSKLKVAHGDALDHWIRCNQDITMAELQQRMLDVFRIQVSSECIRMHVRKLGWCKKQTRYCQMVRRENQVKRLTYCLMCYSNNEEFQDCILSDEASIEVMRSGRMRFIHKEEKTIIAKVWKPKHPFKVHVWAGISY, encoded by the exons ATGGCGAACGACACGCAGAGTGTACCTACTTTCCAGCTTCACAAGATTTCCTACCGTGTACGGTTTCTCATCGCGTTTGTTCTTGGGCCGCTTTTCAACTGGTCACCGACAAAGATTAGAGACGGACTGAAGCAGTGGGGTGTGCGACTTCTCCCATCATTGAAGGCCATATGCCTGTTTGGCAAGCGGTACAG aacatCTCATAGCTTAGCAGATGGGCACAGATCTGGGAGGCCATCCAAGTTGAAGGTGGCTCATGGCGATGCTCTCGACCACTGGATCCGATGCAATCAGGACATAACCATGGCAGAGCTTCAGCAGAGGATGCTGGATGTTTTCCGGATACAGGTCAGCTCGGAATGCATTCGTATGCATGTCCGCAAACTTGGATGGTGTAAGAAGCAAACCAG gtaCTGCCAAATGGTAAGACGAGAAAACCAGGTCAAAAGGTTGACATACTGTTTAATGTGCTATTCTAATAATGAGGAATTTCAAGATTGTATCTTATCAGATGAGGCATCCATAGAAGTTATGAGAAGTGGAAGGATGCGATTTATACACAAGGAGGAAAAGACCATCATCGCAAAAGTGTGGAAGCCCAAGCATCCTTTCAAA GTGCATGTTTGGGCTGGAATTTCATACTGA
- the LOC135472658 gene encoding palmitoyl-protein thioesterase ABHD10, mitochondrial-like: MESAGNVLQRTARGSLAYVQSPGQSPGVMFCCGYGSDMSGTKALALEDYCRRNNRSFVRFDYTRCGKSDGDFNKSTLGEWKEDALDVLDQVAQGPQVIVGSSMGGWLMLFLAMERQERVKALVGVAAAPDFTRWRVYSEQVLEDLKTKGVAYYETPYGTMSISRKFLEESESHWLLNKAVLNITCPVRLLHGMKDDSVPYDISLQVADKVVSENVEVLLRKSGDHRLSTPEDILLLTQTLDKLLT, from the exons ATGGAATCTGCTGGTAACGTATTGCAGAGAACTGCCCGTGGATCCTTGGCTTATGTCCAGAGTCCGGGACAATCGCCTGGGGTGATGTTCTGCTGTGGGTACGGGTCAGACATGAGTGGGACTAAAGCCCTGGCTCTTGAAGATTACTGCAGACGTAACAACAGATCTTTTGTAAG GTTTGATTATACACGCTGCGGGAAATCTGATGGGGATTTTAACAAGTCCACCCTTGGTGAGTGGAAGGAAGATGCACTGGATGTGTTAGACCAGGTGGCACAGGGACCACAG GTCATTGTTGGCTCCAGTATGGGAGGTTGGCTGATGCTGTTCTTGGCGATGGAGAGACAAGAAAGAGTTAAAGCCCTTGTAGGTGTGGCTGCTGCCCCAGACTTCACACGCTGGAGGGTGTACTCTGAACAG GTGCTGGAAGATCTGAAAACGAAAGGAGTGGCTTATTATGAGACACCCTATGGGACCATGTCAATATCCAGAAAGTTCTTAGAGGAGAGTGAAAGTCATTGGCTTTTGAACAAGGCTGTGCTGAATATCACCTGCCCGGTGCGGCTACTGCATGGGATGAAGGACGACTCTGTTCCATATGACATTTCTCTGCAGGTGGCAGACAAAGTTGTCAGTGAAAATGTTGAGGTTTTGCTTAGGAAATCTGGTGACCACAGACTGTCTACTCCGGAGGATATTTTACTGCTGACCCAAACTCTAGATAAACTGCTTACCTGA